In Carassius carassius chromosome 14, fCarCar2.1, whole genome shotgun sequence, the genomic stretch AAGGGTTCACACTTTTCACATGTACTTCATCATTAATAGTTTTAAATGAACCAAATATCAAGTTACACTTCGATTTATAGTGAACACCAAGACATTATCTTAACCtttaaactaaaacatttatctgaataataaaataattctttaTTCTGATTCACTTTCCAATGTAATCCAACAGATCTGCCAAAAAAAAGGTTTGTTATATTCAATATGCTTTAAAACCTCAATGTACATCCAGTAATCTACAAACATGAGTCCAACAACCATTTATGTCACAGCCATAACAGCGAAGCCgacaatttatttttaagagtaagtGCTTATGTTACTCAACTAGTACAATGAAAAATGTTTCCTTTGTGTATAAAAAGAGCAAATTAAAATATCACTTGTAagcatttataaaaatgaaatgcagtCCTTAAAAATGTGTGCACTTTCTAACAAGTGCAAACTAAAGACAATATGCCTCTTCAAAGTTAACCACAACAATGCCCATTTGTCTTTCTTTCCTGTGACCAGCGACTCTATCTGCAAGCGCACGTCTCCACAGACATGTTGGGGTAGATCTTCAACACAATGTTTTTGCTCTCATCCAGAAATAGAACACTGAGGGGTTTCATCTTCTCTGGGACACAGCAGGGCTCTGGGATACCTGGAATTATCCCAACAGCCTTGACTATGCTCTGGATGGTTGCATGGTTGGAGGGGCGGACCACCTGAAAGGGGCAGAAAAGAGGATAATGATGTATGGTAGTGGTTAGATATGCAACTTTTGTTTTGCATTCTTCAATGAAGCAGAGGAAATTATGTCTTTCAATACCCTTCTATTATTCAGAACTCAGGAACTGTATAACTGGCTAATTTCAAAAGAAAATGTGTCCAAAATGTGCTTAAAACCCCTATTAAGCATACTATTATTTAACTGTAATTGCACATAAAGTCTGTGTGCTTTAGTTGTACTGGAACCGAAACATTTTCTAAAGGGATTCTTTGTTTAAAACCTCTGGCTAGAAAAGCTGTATTAACCatagtcatttttaaatatttcaacatgTCTAAACGATTCACATTCGCATACGCTGATCCTCGCCATGAGGTTCTCTGACCTTTGGAATGGGGAATTCACACGTTCCTGCACAGTAGAAGGCATCGAAAGACTTGGGAGACAAGATCCATTCGTTCCACCCGATATCTGCAAAGTCCACCTTCAGGTACCTCCTGGAACAGCTGCGAGGTTCTTTCCACTGTCTCCTCCGAGCCTTCTTCATGGTTTTCTCATCAAACTGGAGAACCTGAGACTTGCCGAATCCATCAGCATGCTCCTGGCCTTTCCTCCGACGTTCTTTTTTAAAGGGCTTTGGCTTGAGCGCAAAGTAAGCACTTTCCCACATATCGTGCTGTTTGAAGCTGTTGTACTCCACCTCCGGGAGCTCGTTGTTCTCAATGGGATCAGAGAAGTCCAAGTCCAGTTCCCGCTTCACACGTATGTCAGGTGAGGAGTCTGGAGACAGAGTTGGCTGCTGGTCTGCAATGAAAGGGTCATATCTCTGTAGGCTCACAGCCACGCTGTTGGGCTCTGAAATGGCCAGGTCATTCGCGTACACCAGCAAGTATGGAAGGCTGGAGGATGGGAGCTGGTCCTGATACCTTTGATACTGCTCTCCATAGTCAAACTCCACGGTGATCAAAAGGTGATTCTTATCTTGGGCCTCCTTTATAATGAAAGACACATCCTTGCTCTGCCAGGTCCCACGTCTGTGAGGAACTATGGTGATGTTTCTGAGTAGAGATCCTGTGGCAGAGCTGAAGGAGGGAGACCGGAAAAGAAGACGAACAGAGGGTAGCAGATGTGGATTTGGGATGCGACAAGATGGGTTCTTGAAGCGTTTGCAGAACCAGGACCTCTGGCGTGGCCGTTTGTCAAAAAAGAAATGAAACGTAGATGTGAGAATCACCTCAGACCCCTGAAGAGAAGTAAGATTCAACCAGTACGAGACCCTCTCCTCCACATTCTCTGCAAAGATACGAGAGAAACTGCTGAGTTACATATTATGAAAATGGTCTCAAACAACAGGCTTTTTGTTCAGTTTATGGGGTTGGGAAAGCACAAGGAAGTGAAGAGACATGTTACTCCTAGAGCAGACATATGGAAATGTTTATTTAGGTTCCCTTAAGAGTTAGAACctgcaacaatgttttaatcAGCACTGATTAAATGCTTTAGcagactgcagaaaaaaaagactgCTTTGTTTCATGAGAGTGtaacaaattgtattttttttaatgttcttgtTTAAACTGCTCTGTTAATATTAATGTGAAATAACTACAAGAGACACAACAATTATAAGCCTGCTTTTGACAATGCGCAATTATCATGCATGCACAGTTATGTCTGTATAGATTAATTCTAGCTAATATATACTTAACTGTTTTCAAACGTTTCATTAACAAACGT encodes the following:
- the gdf10a gene encoding growth/differentiation factor 10, with the translated sequence MTVKYVFLTHLLLLWVGSDTDASELWRSARDRTTDALVATDALSQHMFKLYEKYNIEPNRLKEGNTVRSFKAKPENVEERVSYWLNLTSLQGSEVILTSTFHFFFDKRPRQRSWFCKRFKNPSCRIPNPHLLPSVRLLFRSPSFSSATGSLLRNITIVPHRRGTWQSKDVSFIIKEAQDKNHLLITVEFDYGEQYQRYQDQLPSSSLPYLLVYANDLAISEPNSVAVSLQRYDPFIADQQPTLSPDSSPDIRVKRELDLDFSDPIENNELPEVEYNSFKQHDMWESAYFALKPKPFKKERRRKGQEHADGFGKSQVLQFDEKTMKKARRRQWKEPRSCSRRYLKVDFADIGWNEWILSPKSFDAFYCAGTCEFPIPKVVRPSNHATIQSIVKAVGIIPGIPEPCCVPEKMKPLSVLFLDESKNIVLKIYPNMSVETCACR